In Nostoc sp. CENA543, a single genomic region encodes these proteins:
- a CDS encoding phycobiliprotein lyase, with translation MRSPLTIAHTADESQIIEFFQASVGQWLSERRYYTLPNGNTKEIESMLAIRFLESGCEELQKLAQMHNLTDAVMLVGGVEVNWRSKNSLTNRNESEGSTLFGALGNILYRDRGFATSEPITAKYSFPNSKTLCLRTEYNGSVFEEELKLVGNKYRTRQTIISRAGEQVMIGQYLEKRLP, from the coding sequence GTGAGATCACCGCTAACAATTGCACACACTGCTGATGAGTCCCAAATCATCGAGTTTTTTCAAGCATCAGTTGGTCAGTGGCTTTCGGAAAGACGTTACTATACTCTTCCCAACGGTAATACCAAAGAAATCGAGAGTATGCTCGCCATCCGATTTTTAGAGTCAGGATGCGAGGAATTACAAAAGTTGGCTCAAATGCACAATTTAACCGACGCAGTGATGCTGGTTGGTGGTGTAGAAGTTAATTGGCGTAGTAAAAATAGCTTAACTAATAGGAATGAATCTGAAGGTTCTACATTATTTGGTGCGTTAGGAAATATATTGTATCGCGATCGCGGTTTTGCCACCTCAGAACCAATTACTGCGAAGTATTCTTTCCCTAACAGCAAAACTCTATGTCTGCGGACAGAGTATAACGGTTCAGTCTTTGAGGAAGAGTTAAAGTTAGTTGGTAACAAATATCGCACCCGACAAACTATTATTTCTCGTGCGGGTGAACAGGTAATGATTGGTCAATATCTAGAAAAAAGATTACCCTAG